From the genome of Gemmatimonadota bacterium:
CGAAGCATCGAATCGCTTTCGACAATCTCCGCCCGCGTTATCCCGAAACGCGGATCCGGCTCGAAAACGAGTCGGGCGAAATCTCGATGCGCGTCATGGACCTGATCGCGCCGATCGGGATGGGGCAGCGCGGTCTCATCGTGTCTCCCCCGAAAGCCGGAAAGACGATCCTCCTCCAGAAGGTCGCGAACTCGATCCGCGAGAACTACAAGGATATCTACCTCATCGTCCTCCTGATTGACGAGCGCCCCGAAGAAGTGACGGACATGGAGGAGCACGTGGACGCCGAGGTGGTCTCCTCCACCTTCGATGAACCCGCGGAGCGGCACACGCAGGTTGCCGAGATGGTTTTGGAGAAGGCGAAGCGCCTGGTCGAGCACGGGAAGGACGTGGTGATCCTCCTCGACTCCATCACCCGTCTCGCGCGCGCGTACAACGTCACCGTTCCTCACTCCGGGAAGATCCTTTCGGGCGGCGTGGACGCCAACGCCCTCCACAAGCCGAAGCGCTTCTTCGGCGCCGCGCGAAACATTGACCAGGGAGGCTCGCTCACGATCATCGCCACGGCGCTGGTCGAAACCGGAAGCCGCATGGACGAGGTGATCTTCGAGGAGTTCAAGGGGACCGGAAACATGGAGCTCATCCTCGACCGCCACATCGCGGACAAGCGGATCTTTCCGGCCATCGACATCAATCGGTCCGGAACTCGGAAGGAAGAGCTCCTCCTGAGCGAGACGGAGCTGAACCGCGTCTACCTCCTCCGGAACTTCCTCTCCGACATGCCGTCCGCCGAAGCGATCGAGTTCCTCATGGACCGGATGAAGCGGACCGCCACGAACCAGGAGTTCCTCGACTCCATGCAGGCGAGCTGACCTCCAGGCGCCCACTCCTTTTCCACCCAGTCAGGCCGAACC
Proteins encoded in this window:
- the rho gene encoding transcription termination factor Rho — protein: METPVDIAELKKKNVQELHDLAEELKIQNYSGLRKQDLIFRIEQNLLDTEVVLRGEGVLEVLPEGYGFLRSPDWNYLYGPDDIYVSPSQIKRFDLRTGDTVLGQVRPPKDGERYLALLKVEEVNLGDPEGAKHRIAFDNLRPRYPETRIRLENESGEISMRVMDLIAPIGMGQRGLIVSPPKAGKTILLQKVANSIRENYKDIYLIVLLIDERPEEVTDMEEHVDAEVVSSTFDEPAERHTQVAEMVLEKAKRLVEHGKDVVILLDSITRLARAYNVTVPHSGKILSGGVDANALHKPKRFFGAARNIDQGGSLTIIATALVETGSRMDEVIFEEFKGTGNMELILDRHIADKRIFPAIDINRSGTRKEELLLSETELNRVYLLRNFLSDMPSAEAIEFLMDRMKRTATNQEFLDSMQAS